GACTGCACACCTGGACGGGTGCCGCGAACCCCACCGAGTGGTCGAACCCCCTGAAGCCGGTGAAGACTGACAGCTATGGTGCGGTCTTCGAGGTACCGCTCACCGACGGTGCCACCAGCCTCAGCTACATCCTCCACAAGGGCGACGAGAAGGACCTGCCCTCCGACCAGTCGCTCGACCTCACGGCGAACGGCCACGAGGTGTGGCTGTTGAGCGGCCAGGAGAAGTACCTGCTCCCGCAGCCGGCCGGGTCCGCCGCCGCGCTCGACCTGACCACCTCCAAGGCGGTCTGGATCGACCGGAACACGCTCGCCTGGAACGGCTCCGAGGCCGCCGCCTCCACCCAGCTGCTGTACAGCCGGGACGGCGACATCGCGGTGAAGGACGGCGCGCTGACCGGCGACGCCAAGTGGCTGCGGCTGTCGAAGGGCTCCCTCACCGACGCCCAGAAGGCGAAGTTCCCGCACCTCAAGGACTACACCGCCTTCTCCGTCGACCCACGTGACCGCGACCGGGTCCGCGAGGCCCTGAACGGTCAGGTCGTGGCCTCGCAGCGCGCCGCCAACGGCGCCGTGCTCGCCGCGACCGGAGTGCAGATCGCCGGCGTCCTCGACGACCTGTACCCCGCGGCGACGAAGGCGGACCTCGGACCGACCTTCGACAAGGGCCGTCCGACGCTCTCCGTGTGGGCGCCCACGGCGCAGTCCGTGAAGCTGGAGATCGGCGACTCCACGGTCGCCATGAAGCGCAGCGACTCCACGGGCGTCTGGTCCGTCACGGGCTCCAAGTCCTGGAAGAACAAGCCGTACCGGTACGTCGTGAAGGTCTGGGCGCCCAGCGTCCGCAAGGTCGTCACGAACAAGGTCACCGACCCCTACTCGGTCGCCCTCACCGCGAACTCCGAGCGCAGCCTCCTCGTCGACCTCGACGACCGGACCCTGGCGCCCAGCGGCTGGTCCACGTACACCAAGCCCAGGGCCGTGCCGCTGAAGGACGCGCAGATCCAGGAACTGCACGTGCGGGACTTCTCGGTGGCGGACAAGACGGTGCCCGCGAAGGACAAGGGCACCTACCTAGCCTTCACCGACAAGCTCAGCGACGGCTCCAAGCACCTGAAGAAGCTGGCCGAGGCGGGCACGTCGTACGTCCATCTGCTGCCGGCCTTCGACATCGCCACCATCCCCGAGAGGAAGTCCGACCAGGCGAGCCCCGACTGCGACCTCGCCTCCTTCCCGGCCGACTCCGACAAGCAGCAGGAGTGCGTGGCGAAGACCGCCGCGAAGGACGCCTACAACTGGGGCTACGACCCGTACCACTACACCGTCCCGGAGGGCTCCTACGCCTCCGACCCGGACGGCACCGCGCGCACCGTCGAGTTCCGCAGGATGGTCAAGGCGCTGAACGAGGACGGCCTGCGCGTCGTCATGGACGTCGTCTACAACCACACGGCGGCCAGCGGCCAGGCGGACACCAGCGTCCTGGACCGCATCGTCCCCGGCTACTACCAGCGGCTCCTGCCCGACGGCTCGGTCGCGAACAGCACCTGCTGCTCCAACACCGCGACCGAGAACGCGATGATGGGCAAGCTGGTCGTCGACTCGATCGTCACCTGGGCCAAGAAGTACAAGGTCGACGGCTTCCGCTTCGACCTGATGGGCCACCACCCGAAGGCCAACATCCTGGCGGTCCGGGGGGCCCTGGACGCGCTGACCCTCGCCAAGGACGGCGTCGACGGCAAGAAGATCATCCTGTACGGCGAGGGCTGGAACTTCGGCGAGGTCGCCGACGACGCCCGGTTCGTCCAGGCCACCCAGAAGAACATGGCCGGCACCGGCATCGCCACCTTCTCCGACCGCGCCCGTGACGCGGTGCGCGGCGGCGGCCCCTTTGACGAGGACCCCGGCGTCCAGGGCTTCGCGTCCGGGCTGTACACCGAGCCCAACTCGTCGAAGAACAACGGCACCGAGGCGGAGCAGAAGGCGCGCCTGCTGCACTACCAGGACCTGATCAAGGTCGGGCTGTCCGGCAACCTCGCCGACTACCGCTTCACCGACACCGACGGCAAGGAGGTCAAGGGCTCCGGGGTCGACTACAACGGCGCACCCGCCGGCTACGCGGCCGCCCCGGGCGACGCCCTCGCCTACGCGGACGCACACGACAACGAGTCCCTGTTCGACGCGCTGACGTACAAGCTGCCCGCCACGACGAGCGCGGCCGACCGCGCCCGGATGCAGGTCCTCGCCATGGCCACCGCGACCCTGTCGCAGGGCCCGGCGCTCTCCCAGGCCGGCACCGACCTGCTGCGCTCCAAGTCGCTGGACCGCAACTCCTACGACAGCGGCGACTGGTTCAACGCCATCCACTGGAACTGCGCCGACGGCAACGGCTTCGGGCGGGGGCTGCCGCCGGCGGCCGACAACGCCTCCAAGTGGCCGTACGCCAAGCCGCTGCTCGGCACGGTGAAGGTCGGCTGCGAGCAGATCGACGGCGCTTCGGCGGCCTACCGCGACCTGCTGCGCATCCGTTCGAATGAGAGCACCTTCTCCCTCGACACCGCCGAGCAGGTGCAGTCGAAGCTCTCCTTCCCGCTGTCCGGCAAGGAGGAGACGCCCGGCGTGATCACCATGCGGCTCGGTGACCTCGTCGTCGTCTTCAACGCGACGCCGGACCGCCAGGAGCAGCGCGTGGCGTCACTCACCGGCGACGGGTACCGGCTGCACCCGGTACAGAGCGCGGGCGCGGACCCTATCGTCAAGTCCGCCTCCTTCGACGGGAAAACGGGCACGTTCGCCGTTCCGGGGCGTACTGTCGCGGTCTTCACCCGATCCCTCTGATACCGCACTAGCGTGAGTGGGGCGGACCCGGCCATCGGGTCCGCCCCACTCACGCGTATCCGAGGGCTCTCGACGATGACCGATGACGTCAAGCAGTCGGACACGACCGTGATGGTCGTCGACGACGTCCCGACCAACCGCTACGCCATGGGCGCGGTGCTGCGCCGCGCCGGCCACCATGTCGTACCGGTCGCCAGCGCGGGCGAGGCACTGAGCGAACTCGACATACGGCTGCGAGCGGGCGCCCTGCCGGACGTCGCCCTCGTCGACGTCGGACTGCCGGACATGAGCGGCTTCGAGCTGTGCCGCCGGGTCAAGTCCACGCCTTCCACGGCCGCGCTGCCCGTCGTCCACTTCTCCGCGACGGCCGTGGACGCGAAGGACCGGTGCCGGGGACTGGACGCGGGCGCCGACGCCTTCCTGCCCGTGCCGGCCGAGCCCAGGGAGATCCAGGCCGTCGTCCACGCGGCGGTCCGCAGAGCGCGCCGGCGCACCGACGCCGAGGCGCTCGCCCACCGGCTGACGCTGCTGTCCCAGGTCATCATCACCGTGCAGACAGCACGCTGCCTGGGAGAACTGGCCGACGCGGCAGCCGCGGGCGCGGCCCGCCTGACCGGAACACCGGCGGTCGTCTTCGTCATCGGCCCGGACGGCGAAGCCCACCACGGCACGTCCCGCAGTCGGCTGGCCCTGTCCGACGCGGGCCCACACCAGGCTGCGGCCCGGCTGATCACACGGATCGCGGACCGCAGGGCCGGCGTGCACAGCACAGTCGTCCCGGCACCCCTGTGGCCGACGGGCCTCTTCCGCCCCGGCGCCCGGGACGACGCCCACCTGGTGCTGGCGGCGACGAAGGAGGGCCGAGCCCGGGTCTGTGTGGCGACTCCGGCAATTGCCGCGCCCCCAAGGGGCGCGGGGAACTGCGCGCTCGGCCAGGACGCAGCCGCGCACGACCGACGGCATCACGCGGCACTCTCTGTCGCGGAGCGCCTCGCACAGGCCACCGCGCTCGCCGCCGAACCCCTCCTCATGTACCAGGCAGAACGGGACATCGCCCTCACCCTCCAGCACAGCTTCCTGCCCCAGCCGCACCGGCTGCCCCACCTGCCGGGCGTGGACCTCGTCGTCCGGTACGTGCCCGCCTCCCGGCACACCGAGATCGGCGGGGACTTCTACGCCGCCCTGCCCACCCGCGACGGCGTGCTCACCGCGGTCGGGGACGTCGTCGGGCACTCGCTGGACGCGGCCACCGTCATGGTCGAGATCCGCCACGCGCTGCGCGCCTACTGCGTCGAGGAGAGCGACCCGCGTGCCCTCGCCGAACGGCTCGACCGGATGCTGCTGCACTATCACCCGGAGGTGACCGCCACGGTCTGCCTGACCCTGCTCGACCCCGGCACGGGCAGGGTCCGGATCGCCAACGCGGGGCACATTCCGCCGGTGATCCTTCGGGACGGCGGCCGGGCCGAGTACGTCCGGGTGTGCGGACCCCTGCTCGGGCTCGCGCTCGACCGCCCCGAGCCGGTGGAACTGGTGCTCCACCGGGAGGACCGCCTGCTCATGGTCACCGACGGTCTCATCGAGACCCGCGGCGTCGACCTCACCACGTCCATGGAGCAGCTGCGCACGGCCGCCGCCGGGGCCCCGCCCGGCCTCGACGCGCTGTGCGACACCCTGCTGGGCTGCTTCGGGCACGACAGGGAGGACGACATCGCGATGCTGGCCCTGCGGTTAGGGTGAGCGCTGCCGACGTAGAACAGGAGTGCTCATGCCGCAGATCACCGTCGACCACTCGAAGACGATCTCCTTCGACCGGGCCGCCTTCGCCCGGGACCTGCACACCGCGACCGTCGAGATCGCGGCGGCCAAGCCGGAGGCGTGCAAGACGCAGTTCCGGCCCGGCGACTTCACGGCCTTCGGCTACGAGGACCCCGAGGAGCAGCGTCACGCGGTCGTCCACGTCACCCTCGGCCTGCTCGCCGGCCGCAGCGACGAGACCAAGGCGAAGCTCACCGAGACGGTCCTGGAACTGCTCCGCAAGCACATCGAGGACGACGGAATCGTGCTGCACGCCTCCGCCGAGATCCGCGACCTCGACCCGTCCTACCGCAAGTTCGAACGCTAGGCCGGGCTCAGGAAGCCAGCGAGATCAGCCGGGTGACCAGGTCCGCGAACGGGCCGTCGTCCGGCTCGTCCTTGAGCATGCCGCGCAGCAGCGTGCCCATCTCCTCGTCCTGAGCGGCGCTGACGGCGGCCAGCGCGGCGAAGTCGTGCACGAGCTGGACCTCCAGCTCGCCGCGCGGGATGCGCCGGCCGTCCAGCCAGATCAGCGCCGTGGACTCGGCGAGCGAGATCCAGGAGCGGACGACCAGTTCCAGTCGCGCGGGCGGATCCTGCACGCCCAGATGCGAAAGGATTTGGACATACGCGGCCTGCCGCACGGAGTCGATGAGCGCGTTGGTCGCCGAGGAGCCGACGGCCGGACCGCCGCGCATCAGCGCCGAGAAACCGGGGCCGTGCTCGTCGACGAAGTCGAAGAAGCGCCGCATCACCCGCAGCAGCCGCGCCCCCAGCGGCCCCTCGTGCGGCTCGACGAAGCGGCCCGCGAGATCCTCCGAGGCACGCTTCAACGCAGCCTCGTACAAGCTGAGTTTGCCGGGGAAGTAGTGGTAGACCAGCGGGCGCGAGATGCCGGCGGCCGACGCTATCTCGTCGATGGAGACAGCGTCGGGCGAGCGTCGGCTGAACAGGTCGAGGGCGACACCGATCAACTGCTGCCGTCGCTCCTCGACGCCCATCCTTCGCCGTATCCCGGTAGTCATGCGAACACCTTACCGATCGATTCCGGCCCCGAACGGACCGGACCGACCATGGACGTTCACATGTCCAGTACGAGTCGATCACCCCGCGCCCGCGAGACACAGATCAGCATGGAGTCCGCGCGCTCCGCGTCGGTCAGCAGTTCGTCCCGGTGGTCCACCTCGCCCTCCAGCACCCGCTGTTGGCAGGTCCCGCAGAAACCCTGCTCGCAGGAGTACAGGGTGTTCGGGAACTCCTCGCGCACCGCGGCCAGTACGGTCGAGTCGGCGGCGACACTCAACGTCCGCCCGCTGCGCCGCAGTTCGACCTCGAAGGCGTCCCCGCCCGAGGCGCGCGGCGCGAACCGCTCCAGCCGGACCCGCGGGAACCGCTCCTCCACCGCGGCCATCAGCCCTTCCGGCCCGCAGCAGTAGACGGCGGCACCCTCGGGCACGTCAGCGAGGAACCCGTCGAGGTCCGCCGGCCCCTCCACGACCGTCACACGGTCCCGGCCCAGCTTCTCGACGTCCTCCAGGAACGGCATCGACGCCCGGTCCCGCCCGCAGTACAGCAGCCGCCACTCGGCGCCGTCCGGCAGCGCCCGCAGCATCGGCAGGACGGGCGTGATCCCGATGCCGCCCGCGACGAAGACGTACGACTCGGCCTCGACGAGCGGGAACCGGTTCCGCGGCCCCCGCACCTCCAGCTCCATGCCCGCACGGATCTGCTCGTGCACCTCCCGCGAGCCGCCCCGCCCGTCCGGCACCAGCCGGGTCGCCACGGTGTACGACGAGTCGTCCTCCGGGTCGCCGCACAGCGAGTACTGCCGCACGAGCCCCGACGGCAGCACGAGGTCGAGATGCGCGCCGGGCTCCCAGCCCGGCAGATCGTGCCCCTCAAGGCGTAGTTGTACGACCCCCTCGGCGACCTCCTCGCGCGCGGCCACCAGCATGCGCAGCGCCCGCGACCGGGGCCGCCCCGAGACCGGCTCCTGAAGGGCGGGCATCGGCCACAGCGGCGAGGTGCGGATACGGCGCCGCATCGCCCGCCGGACCAGCAGGGCGGTACCAGCGACGACGGCCACGGTCCGGAGCTTCGGCATCAGGCGGCACCCTTCGCGGACTGCTCGGCCGTCTCGGCGGCCAGAGCGGCGGGGGAGGAGGCGAGATACGCGACGGCCTGCTCCGTGGAGCCCTCGTGCGAGGGGTGGTACGCGCGGCTCAGATACCGCGGGATGGACTTGAGCATCTCCCCGGTCGCGGGCAGCGTGCCGTGCCGGCCGCGGACGTAGAAGTCCTTGAAGGTGGCGCGGCCGTCGATCAGCGTCGGGTCGTTCTCCATGAAGAACCGCGCCCCGCGCTGCCAGAGGAAGACCAGGGCCGTGAAGGCGGTCGCCCAGGTCCGCACCCGCCGCCGGTAGCCGCCGTCGACGTGCATGAACAGATCGAAGGCGACCGAGCGGTGCTCGACCTCCTCGGCGCCGTGCCAGCGCAGCAGGTCCAGCATGGTCGGGTCGGCGCCCCGGCGGTCCAGCTCCTCGGCGTTGAGCACCCAGTCGCCGAGGAAGGCGGTGTAGTGCTCGATGGCCGCGATCAGCGCCACGCGCTCCATCAGCCACCAGCGGCGGGCCCGGCCCGGCGGCAGCGTGCGGTCGCCCAGCAGCTTCTCGAAGAGCCAGTCGACCTGCGCGGTGTACGGCGTCGGATCGAGCCCCTGCTCCCGCAGGTGCGGCAGCACCTCGTCGTGGGCCTGCGAGTGCATCGCCTCCTGCCCGATGAACCCGAGCACGTCCTCGCGCAGTTGCTCGTCGCGTATGTACGGCAGCACCTGCTTGTAGACGTGCACGAACCAGCGCTCACCGGCCGGCAGCAGCAGATGCAGCACGTTGATGGTGTGCGTGCTGAACGGGTCCCCGGGCACCCAGTGCAACGGGGTGTCGTCCCAGGAGAAGGACACCTTGCGGGCCTTGAGGGGCACGCGGTCCGGCGTGTTAGACATGGCGTCAATGTACTGACGGGTAGGGCTCTGGTGAACCCTCCTGCCCGCCCTTATTTACATTTCTGTCAGCAGGGCGGGTTCCCGTGTCGCACCGGGACGCCCCGGTCTCACTGGAGCCCGTTGATCACGCGGCCGCTGTTCAGCGTGCCCTTCAGCTTGGCCTGGGCGCCCTGCTCCGCCTCCGTGGCCAGCAGGTTGTTCCCGGCCGTGCCCTGAACCCCGCCCGTCGCGGTGATCGACGCCGTGTCGGCGGTGCCGGCCGCCAGCAGGTACCAGCCGCCCGCCTTCGCCTTCCACAGCACCCCGGCCAGCACATGCGGGTCACGCTCCCCGCACGCCGGAACGTTCTGCGCCTTCGCCGCCACCGCCCCGACCTTCGAGCCCGGCGTGCGGAACTGCGCCAGCACCCGCTCGCCGCCGCCCCGCCAGGTCTCGGCGCGGGTGCACACCCAGTCCGCCGTACCCGTGCCGTCGGGCAGCGGCTGCGCGGCGAACGACCAGGCGTTCACCGATCGGATCCCCGCCGAGCGCATCGCGCCCAGCCAGCAGGAGTACGGCGCCCAGGTGTGCAGCGCCCGCGCCCCGGTCACGTCCTCGGCGGCCCCGGGACGGCCCGTGGTGAGCCGGGCCGGCACCAGTTCGGCGAGGTCGGTCAGCAGCCGTGTGCCCGTCCTGTCGGTCACCTGAAGGACGTTCCACGACGAGCACGCCCCGGTCTGCTGGCCGATCGGGCTGGACAGCGGCGAGGTGATGCCCTCCCGCACCCCGAGATCCATCGCCCCGGCACCCGGCTTCAGCAGGTCCCGCTCGGCCGCGTCCTTCACCCAGGGCGCCAGCAGGTAGCGGACATTGCCGTCGGCGCGGCTCAGGACCACCGCGCTCGCCTCCGCACGGCCCGCGCCGTCGACACGGGAGAAGTCCAGGGCGGCGCCGGCCGTGCCGTCCGTCGGCTCGGCGTAGCGGGCGATGCGCAGACCGTCGTAGAGGATCACCACGCGCGCGGTGTCGACCGTCCCCGCGTACAGCAGCTGCGGCGCGCCGGGCGGGCCGCCCGCCGGGGTGCCGGGGGTGGCCGAGACGGTGACCGTCTCGCCGGGGCGGGCCCACACGGCGAGGGCGCGGCGCAACAGGGCCGAGTCGCCGGTGAGGTCGCCGCGCGCCGGCCACACGGAGAAGTCGGTGCGGGTGGCGGACTGCCAGGCCAGCGCCGGGACCTTGGTCAGCTGGGCCGGGTCGAGGGCGGCCTCGGCCGCCGGGTTCTGCGCGTACGAGGGCGCGGCGGGACCGTCGGGGCCCCAGCCCTCGCCGGGCAGCCCGAGCAGCGCCCCGCACACGAGCAGGGCGGCCCCGGCGGCGAGCGCGGCCCGCAGATGCTGCCTGCGCCGCATCAGGTCGGTGGGCCGCGCCTGGAGCGAGCAGGGGTCGAACTCGGGGGAGTCGAGCAGTGCGTACTGCGCCGGTACGGCGTCGGCCTCCTCCAGCGCGTCGTCCGCGTCCTCGACGCCGGCCGCCGTCAGCACCTCGCGTACGTCACCGTCCGGGAGCTTCTCCAGGCCGCGCAGGACGTAGGCCGCCCGCGCCGGGCCGGACAGCGCCGACAGCCGCTGGTCCAGGGCGAGTTCGTCGGCGCCGCCCGACCTGGGGAAGAGGCGCAGGCCCCAGACCTGGGGCAGCAGGGGCGGCAGTTGGGAACGCTTGGGCCAGGCGGCGCGCTTGAGCGTCCAGCCCGCCTCCAGTGCCGTACGCAGCACGCGCAGCCGCAGGAAGGCGTACCCGGGGTCGCTGTCGCGGCCCGTCGACTGCGCCGGGATCACGGGTGCCGCCGCCGTCCGGCCGCTGGGCAGCGCGCGCTGGGTGAGGGAGTGCGCGGTCAGGACGCGCCGGTTGCGGCCGAGGCTCGGAGGCAGCACCAGGTAGGCGAGCCGGACCAGACGCGGGTAGTGCTCGACGAGCGCGGCCTCGGCCCGCTCGACGTCGACGACCGGGTCGGCCGAGGCGGGCGCGGGGCGAGAGGCGACATCCTGTGACTGCACGTTCAGCAGAACGAGCGAATGGCGGGTAGGTCACAGCCAACGGTTCGGCAGCGCCGCCCAGGGGCGCGGGGAACTGCGCGACCAGCCACGACGCACCCGCAGACGCCACACGACCAATCCCGGCAATTCCTACGGCGCATCCACCAGGGCCCGCGCATAATTCGCCATCGACCTCTGATATCGAGGCAAATGCGCGGCCAGCGCACCCAGCACCAGCGACAGCCCCTCCCGGTCCCGCCCGAGACTCGACAGACACAGCGCCAGCGTCGCCCGCACCGCGTCGTCCAGCTCGTCCGACGGCGCGTCCAGCTCGGGCGTCAGCAGCGCGACCCCCTCCTCGGCCTGCCCGACGTTCCGCAGCGAGCTGGACAGCTGGATCTTGGCCCGCCGCCCCTTGTAGCCGTTCAGTCCGAGCTTCAACGCTTCCCGGTACAGCGGCACCGCCTTGTCCGAGTGGCCCGTGGAGTCCCACGCGCAGGCCTGCTCGAACGGCCCGAGCGGGCTGCCGGCGGGCAGTTCGGCGACGAGGGCGTCGACGACGGCGCGGAAGTCGGCCGCCTCCGCCTCGGCGTAGGTGTCGAAGGACGCCCATGCGGCGGCCACGCGGTCTTCCCAGTCCTGGTTCACCGGCCCACACTCGCACACCCGTGCCCATGAGAGCCTGCTGTTTGAGCGCATCGCCCGTCACAGCCGTATGGGAGACGAGGGCCCTTGCCGGGGCTCCGTGCGGCATGGACCGGAGGAACAGATGACATTGACCCGACCGATGCTCGCGCTGACCGGCGCGGTGGCAGTGCTCGCGCTGGCCGGCTGTGGCGCCGGCGGCGACAAGGCGGCCGACATGCCCGAGACGGCGACCGGCAGCCTGGAGCATCTGGCATCGATGGCCAAGTGCGACCCGAACATGCAGACCGACGCCGACGAGATCCGCCAGGCCATCTGCAAGACCGGCAAGGACAAGTACATCCTCGCCACCTTCGCCACCGACCGCGGCCAGGCCGAATGGCTGAGCGGCGCGAAGGACTACGGCGGCTACTACCTCGTCGGCCGCAAATGGGTCGCCGTCGGCCAGGAGAAGACGGTCACCACGCTCCAGAGCAAGCTCGGCGGGACCATGGAGGAAGGCTCCGCGCACATGAACCCCGGCGGCAGCCACAACAGCGGCGGCCATCACAGCTGATCGCGAATCGAGCACAGCAGAAAGCCGGCGGTGGGAATTCCCACCGCCGGCTTCCTACTGGATGAGGACTACTGGCAGTCCTGCCCGCTGTTGATGCACTGGACCATCTCGTTCATCGTGTTCTCGTCGAAGAAGTTGATGAAGTCGTTGTGGTCGGTGATGGCCTTGTGCAGCTGGTCCGGGAAGGAGTCCACCGCGAAGGCGTTCTGGACCTGCCCGTTCTGGATCTGCGGCGCCTGGACGTCGTAGACCAGGCGGACCTGGAGCTGGGGGATCGCCTGGAAACCGTTGGCGCAGGTGCCGTCGCCCTGGACGAACGCCACGTGCGTACGGTGGTTGGCGCTGTCGATGTTCTGACCGTCCCAGCAGCTCTGGAAGTTCGACGTCCGCACCACGGAGCTGCCCTCGGGGCAGATCGGGAGCTTGTCGTGCAGCTGGACCTTGTCCTCGAAGCCGGTGCAGCTCCAGTTCGCGTTGGCGTTGTTGTTGCCGTTCACGAAGGACTTGGCGTCACCGGTGATGATGCGCAGGGCCTGCGGCATCGCGACGACATCGCTGTTCTTGTTGCCGACGAACTTCAGCTGGGCCTCGCTGGCCTGGACGATCGTGCCGACGTTGCCGTCCTGACCGCCACCGGGGGCGTTCGCGTCGATGTCGTTCTGACCGTCCTGCACACGCAGCACGGGCCAGAAGTACGACGACCGGTCACCCTGGTTCTGGCAGGTGGTGTCGCCGTTGGCCAGGTCCTGGTCGCTCGCGAAAGCGTTGTTGGCCTGGTTGCCGACGTAGTCGTGCTGGTGCTGCGCACCGTTGCTGACACCGGGAGCGACGATCACGTTGTCCGAGTTGCGATTCTCGTTCTCGTTGGTGCCGCAGCTCGTGGTGAAGCTGCCGGTCGAACCGCCGTCCCCGTTCGCGGGGAGGCCGTTCGCGCCGACGCCCAGCTGCGCGTTGCCCTGGACCTGCGTGATGTCGACGAAGTCGTCCGCCGACGGGCCGTTGCCGGCCTGACCGCCGTTGCCGCCCTGGTCCTGTCCGCCGCCGTCCTGGCCGCCCTGGTCCTGACCGCCGTTGTTCTGGCCGTCCTGGTTCTGGTCCTGACCGTCGTTGTTCTGGTCCTGACCGTCCTGGTTCTGGTCGCCGCCCTGCTGACCGTCGTTGGTCTGGGGCTGTTCGGCCGGGACGCCCTGGCACTGGGCGAGCTGGTCGAGGTTCTGCGGTCGCTTGCCGCCGGCCCGGTTGATGTTGATGCCGATCCGGTCGAGCGTGGCCACGCGCTTGGACTTCAGCGGGCTCAGGATGGCGTTGTTGACGTAGTTGGCGTCCCCCGCCTGGGCCTGCCGCGTCTCGGCGAGACGCTTGTAGGCATCCGTGACCTGCCTGTCCAGCAGCGCCAGCTCCTTGGCGACGCCCCTGCGTGCGCTCCGCGGCACCTTCGTCAGCTTCTGGCCGACATCAGGGCAGTTGATCGTCGCGACGCGGGCGTTCGTGGACTTCGTCCGGTTCCACCCGGAGTTGTCCTCGTGTGCCGAAGCATAGAAGTTGGCCCATACAAGCCCGCCCCCACCGAGCGCTAGGGCCGCCGATGCGGCTATGGCCTTGGTGGCCAGCGGCGTACGGCGTTTTCGAATGTTGCGTCCCATGGAACTCCTCTGACTTCCTTTTTCGGGGCATCGAGGCGCCCGACAGGAGTGAAGCGGCTCCCTTTCATACGGAGGGGGTCCCAGGGGTGTTCAGCCGCCACAGAAATTGTTGAGAGATTCGTGAGAACACTGTGTCCCCAACAACCCCTGAAATACCTGGAGTTGTTGATCCCGTACGGCGGGTGAATGGGCGGGTCCGGTTTTACCGGCCATGGTCGAGATATGCGAGAACCGCCAGCACGCGACGGTTGTCGTCGTCCGACACCTCCAGGCCCAGTTTGGCGAAGATGTTGGCGGTGTGCTTGGCGATGGCCCGTTCCGTGACGACGAGCCGCTCGGCGATCGCCGCGTTCGACCGCCCCTGCGCCATCAGCTCCAGCACCTCCGTCTCCCGGGGTGTGAGCCTCGCCAGCGGCTGGTCGTCGGCCGCGCGCCGGCTCAGCAGCTGCTGGATCACCTGCGGGTCCATCGCGGTGCCGCCCGCCGCGACCCGCCGTACGGCGTCCACGAACTGGTCCGCGTCGAACACCCGGTCCTTCAGCAGATACCCCACCCCGCCGCTGCCGTCGGCGAGCAACTCCCGCGCGTACAGCTGCTCCAC
The DNA window shown above is from Streptomyces chartreusis and carries:
- a CDS encoding PDR/VanB family oxidoreductase produces the protein MPKLRTVAVVAGTALLVRRAMRRRIRTSPLWPMPALQEPVSGRPRSRALRMLVAAREEVAEGVVQLRLEGHDLPGWEPGAHLDLVLPSGLVRQYSLCGDPEDDSSYTVATRLVPDGRGGSREVHEQIRAGMELEVRGPRNRFPLVEAESYVFVAGGIGITPVLPMLRALPDGAEWRLLYCGRDRASMPFLEDVEKLGRDRVTVVEGPADLDGFLADVPEGAAVYCCGPEGLMAAVEERFPRVRLERFAPRASGGDAFEVELRRSGRTLSVAADSTVLAAVREEFPNTLYSCEQGFCGTCQQRVLEGEVDHRDELLTDAERADSMLICVSRARGDRLVLDM
- a CDS encoding metal-dependent hydrolase; translation: MSNTPDRVPLKARKVSFSWDDTPLHWVPGDPFSTHTINVLHLLLPAGERWFVHVYKQVLPYIRDEQLREDVLGFIGQEAMHSQAHDEVLPHLREQGLDPTPYTAQVDWLFEKLLGDRTLPPGRARRWWLMERVALIAAIEHYTAFLGDWVLNAEELDRRGADPTMLDLLRWHGAEEVEHRSVAFDLFMHVDGGYRRRVRTWATAFTALVFLWQRGARFFMENDPTLIDGRATFKDFYVRGRHGTLPATGEMLKSIPRYLSRAYHPSHEGSTEQAVAYLASSPAALAAETAEQSAKGAA
- a CDS encoding tetratricopeptide repeat protein translates to MRSNSRLSWARVCECGPVNQDWEDRVAAAWASFDTYAEAEAADFRAVVDALVAELPAGSPLGPFEQACAWDSTGHSDKAVPLYREALKLGLNGYKGRRAKIQLSSSLRNVGQAEEGVALLTPELDAPSDELDDAVRATLALCLSSLGRDREGLSLVLGALAAHLPRYQRSMANYARALVDAP
- a CDS encoding DUF1996 domain-containing protein; protein product: MGRNIRKRRTPLATKAIAASAALALGGGGLVWANFYASAHEDNSGWNRTKSTNARVATINCPDVGQKLTKVPRSARRGVAKELALLDRQVTDAYKRLAETRQAQAGDANYVNNAILSPLKSKRVATLDRIGININRAGGKRPQNLDQLAQCQGVPAEQPQTNDGQQGGDQNQDGQDQNNDGQDQNQDGQNNGGQDQGGQDGGGQDQGGNGGQAGNGPSADDFVDITQVQGNAQLGVGANGLPANGDGGSTGSFTTSCGTNENENRNSDNVIVAPGVSNGAQHQHDYVGNQANNAFASDQDLANGDTTCQNQGDRSSYFWPVLRVQDGQNDIDANAPGGGQDGNVGTIVQASEAQLKFVGNKNSDVVAMPQALRIITGDAKSFVNGNNNANANWSCTGFEDKVQLHDKLPICPEGSSVVRTSNFQSCWDGQNIDSANHRTHVAFVQGDGTCANGFQAIPQLQVRLVYDVQAPQIQNGQVQNAFAVDSFPDQLHKAITDHNDFINFFDENTMNEMVQCINSGQDCQ
- a CDS encoding LuxR C-terminal-related transcriptional regulator, which codes for MRVVLAEDLFLLRDGLVRLLEAYDFEIAAAVETGPELSRALAELEPDVAVVDVRLPPTHTDEGLQCALEARRRKPGLPVLVLSQHVEQLYARELLADGSGGVGYLLKDRVFDADQFVDAVRRVAAGGTAMDPQVIQQLLSRRAADDQPLARLTPRETEVLELMAQGRSNAAIAERLVVTERAIAKHTANIFAKLGLEVSDDDNRRVLAVLAYLDHGR